One part of the Thermodesulfovibrio sp. 3462-1 genome encodes these proteins:
- the pdxA gene encoding 4-hydroxythreonine-4-phosphate dehydrogenase PdxA has product MAKKRVAITMGDPAGVGPEIIVKAFAQEDIYKICNPLVIGDRSIIKEVIKVIGMDFDPDNIEILNLNEIQNPKKLIKGAPSQESGRASFSYIRKAVELYRLGIIDAIVTCPITKIALRMAGLPWLGHTDMLAELTETEDYAMAFYSESLKVILTTIHVPLKDVPHLIKKERVIKTIFFAKKACNMLQIENPRIAVCGLNPHAGEEGIMGREEIDEITPAIKEAKALEINVFGPYPADSVFWRAYNGEFDIVVAMYHDQALAPFKLIAFDKGVNFTVGLPFIRTSPDHGTAYDIAWQGKATPTSLIEAIKLATRMVIK; this is encoded by the coding sequence ATGGCAAAAAAAAGAGTTGCTATAACAATGGGAGATCCAGCTGGAGTGGGTCCAGAGATTATTGTAAAAGCATTTGCTCAAGAAGACATTTATAAAATTTGTAATCCTCTTGTTATAGGAGACAGAAGCATTATAAAAGAGGTAATCAAAGTCATTGGCATGGATTTCGATCCTGACAATATAGAAATATTAAATCTCAATGAAATACAAAATCCAAAAAAACTTATAAAAGGAGCACCTTCTCAGGAATCTGGCAGAGCCTCATTCTCTTACATACGGAAAGCTGTTGAGCTTTACAGGCTCGGAATAATTGATGCAATTGTTACATGCCCGATTACAAAGATAGCCCTGCGAATGGCTGGGCTGCCATGGCTTGGACACACAGACATGCTTGCAGAGCTTACTGAAACAGAAGATTATGCAATGGCTTTTTACAGTGAATCCCTGAAAGTAATCCTTACAACAATACATGTTCCGCTGAAAGATGTTCCACACTTAATAAAAAAAGAAAGAGTAATAAAAACAATATTTTTTGCAAAAAAAGCCTGCAATATGCTTCAAATAGAGAATCCTCGTATTGCAGTATGTGGACTTAATCCTCATGCAGGAGAAGAAGGAATTATGGGAAGAGAAGAAATTGATGAAATTACTCCTGCAATAAAAGAAGCAAAAGCTCTGGAAATAAATGTTTTTGGTCCTTATCCAGCAGACTCTGTTTTCTGGCGGGCATACAATGGCGAATTTGACATAGTTGTTGCCATGTATCATGATCAGGCATTAGCACCATTTAAACTCATTGCTTTTGACAAAGGAGTGAACTTTACAGTAGGGCTTCCATTTATAAGAACCTCTCCTGACCATGGAACAGCCTATGATATAGCATGGCAGGGAAAAGCTACGCCTACAAGCCTCATTGAGGCTATTAAATTGGCTACAAGGATGGTGATAAAGTGA
- a CDS encoding NADH:flavin oxidoreductase produces MKLFSPFEIKTIKMPNRIVRSATYEKMADEDGFVTEQLINLYVTLAKGGAGLIITGNALVHFSGRSAPKMLCIHNDFYIDGLKKLTTAVHEAGGRVVIQLNHGGRQCAPLFLGGAQPVAPSEVYEPVYKVMPRQLTQEEIWEIIDSFGKAACRAKEAGFDGVQIHGAHGYLVNQFLSPYTNRRTDYWGGDEERRFHFLEEVYLSIRDNVGYDWPVLIKLNACDFVEGGLTVEESLRVAKKLENIGIDAIEISGGIVQSKPEERPVRTGIDSPQKEAYFREFSREFKKELKVPIMLVGGIRSRSVAEEILQKKEADLISLSRPLIREPDLPKKWMEGKETSDCISCNGCMRFIKLDYVKCTQLEKKR; encoded by the coding sequence GTGAAACTCTTCAGTCCATTTGAAATTAAAACAATTAAAATGCCCAACAGGATTGTTCGTTCTGCAACATATGAAAAAATGGCAGATGAGGACGGGTTTGTTACAGAACAATTGATAAATTTATACGTAACGCTTGCTAAAGGTGGTGCTGGGCTAATAATTACTGGAAATGCTCTGGTCCATTTCTCTGGAAGAAGTGCTCCGAAAATGCTTTGTATTCACAATGACTTTTACATTGACGGATTAAAAAAGTTAACCACAGCTGTTCATGAAGCAGGCGGAAGAGTTGTAATTCAACTTAATCATGGAGGAAGGCAGTGTGCTCCGCTTTTTCTTGGAGGAGCTCAGCCAGTAGCACCATCAGAAGTTTATGAGCCAGTTTATAAAGTAATGCCAAGACAGCTTACTCAGGAAGAAATATGGGAAATAATAGACTCCTTTGGTAAAGCAGCTTGCAGAGCCAAGGAAGCAGGATTTGATGGTGTGCAGATTCATGGTGCTCATGGATATCTTGTAAATCAGTTCCTCTCTCCCTATACAAATAGAAGAACTGACTACTGGGGTGGAGATGAAGAAAGAAGATTTCATTTTCTTGAAGAAGTTTACCTGAGTATAAGAGACAATGTAGGATATGATTGGCCAGTGCTGATAAAACTCAATGCCTGCGATTTTGTAGAAGGAGGACTAACCGTAGAGGAAAGTCTCAGAGTAGCAAAAAAACTTGAAAATATTGGAATTGATGCAATAGAAATTAGTGGTGGAATTGTACAGTCAAAACCCGAGGAAAGACCTGTTAGAACAGGAATTGACTCCCCTCAGAAAGAAGCCTATTTCAGAGAATTCTCAAGAGAATTCAAAAAAGAGCTCAAAGTTCCAATAATGCTTGTGGGCGGAATTCGCTCTCGCTCAGTAGCAGAAGAAATTTTACAGAAAAAAGAAGCAGACCTTATCAGTCTTTCAAGGCCTTTGATCCGAGAGCCTGATCTACCTAAAAAATGGATGGAAGGAAAAGAAACATCTGATTGTATCTCCTGTAACGGATGCATGAGATTTATAAAACTTGATTATGTTAAATGCACTCAACTTGAAAAAAAGAGGTAA
- the gatA gene encoding Asp-tRNA(Asn)/Glu-tRNA(Gln) amidotransferase subunit GatA, translating to MELHKLTVAELAEMINRGEVRPHEILIDVFKRIQEVEGKVKAFITLTVEKAYNMAKDAEDAIFSGKRNILTGIPIAVKDNICTKGILTTCASKILYNFHPPYESTVTSRLLQQRYILVGKTNMDEFAMGSSTENSGFHITKNPWDLERVPGGSSGGSAAAVAADECIAALGSDTGGSIRQPASFCGVVGLKPTYGRVSRFGLVAFASSLDQIGPITKCVADAAILMNVISGYDAMDSTSVPIETPNFTEYLNKDIKGFKIGIPKEYFIEGMDKEVEERVMDAIKHLESLGCIPVEISLPNTEYTVATYYLIATSEASSNLARYDGVKYGLRVEGSDLLDMYMKTRSRGFGSEVKRRIMLGTYSLSAGYYEAYYKKALQVRTLIKQDFEKAFEKVDFIITPTAPTPAFKIGEKIDDPLQMYLSDIFTISVNLAGLPAISIPCGFSINGLPVGLQIIGKPFDEAGILQLAYAYEQSTPWHKMKPIL from the coding sequence TTGGAGCTTCATAAATTAACAGTTGCTGAGCTTGCAGAAATGATTAATCGTGGAGAAGTAAGGCCCCACGAGATTTTAATAGATGTTTTTAAACGAATTCAGGAGGTTGAAGGAAAAGTTAAGGCATTTATTACATTAACTGTTGAGAAAGCCTATAACATGGCAAAAGATGCTGAAGATGCTATATTTTCAGGAAAAAGGAACATTTTAACAGGCATTCCCATAGCAGTCAAAGACAACATCTGCACAAAGGGAATTCTTACAACCTGTGCTTCAAAAATTCTTTATAACTTTCATCCACCCTATGAAAGTACAGTAACCTCAAGACTTCTTCAGCAAAGATATATACTTGTTGGTAAAACTAATATGGATGAGTTTGCAATGGGCTCATCTACTGAAAACTCAGGCTTTCACATAACAAAAAATCCATGGGATCTGGAAAGAGTTCCTGGTGGAAGCTCTGGTGGAAGTGCTGCAGCAGTTGCTGCTGATGAATGTATTGCAGCACTGGGTTCTGACACAGGTGGAAGTATCAGACAACCAGCCTCATTCTGCGGAGTTGTTGGATTAAAACCTACTTATGGAAGAGTGTCTCGTTTTGGACTCGTTGCCTTTGCTTCTTCATTAGATCAAATAGGTCCCATTACAAAATGTGTTGCCGATGCTGCAATACTTATGAATGTTATATCAGGATATGATGCTATGGATTCCACCTCTGTTCCAATTGAAACACCAAATTTCACAGAATACCTCAATAAGGACATTAAAGGATTTAAAATAGGCATTCCTAAGGAATATTTCATAGAAGGAATGGACAAAGAAGTTGAAGAAAGAGTAATGGATGCAATAAAACATCTTGAATCTCTTGGTTGTATTCCTGTTGAGATTTCTCTTCCCAATACTGAATACACTGTTGCCACCTATTATTTGATTGCTACTTCAGAGGCTTCTTCAAATCTTGCAAGATATGATGGTGTAAAATACGGCTTGAGAGTGGAAGGCAGTGATTTACTTGACATGTACATGAAGACAAGATCAAGAGGATTTGGTTCTGAAGTAAAAAGAAGAATAATGCTTGGAACATACTCTCTTTCAGCTGGATACTATGAAGCATATTATAAAAAAGCCTTGCAGGTAAGAACCCTTATAAAACAAGACTTTGAAAAAGCCTTTGAAAAAGTTGATTTTATTATCACACCCACTGCACCAACGCCTGCGTTTAAAATCGGAGAGAAAATAGATGATCCTCTTCAGATGTATCTGTCTGATATTTTTACAATTTCTGTTAATCTTGCAGGACTTCCTGCAATTTCAATACCCTGTGGATTCAGCATAAACGGACTTCCTGTAGGACTTCAGATTATTGGTAAACCTTTTGATGAAGCAGGAATACTTCAACTTGCCTATGCATATGAACAATCAACTCCATGGCATAAAATGAAACCAATTTTATAA
- the gatB gene encoding Asp-tRNA(Asn)/Glu-tRNA(Gln) amidotransferase subunit GatB, with translation MQYEAVIGLEVHAQLLTESKIFCGCSTKFGAEPNTQVCPVCLGMPGVLPVLNKKAVEYTIKTGLAMNCRIASYSRFARKNYFYPDLPKGYQISQYELPLCEDGYLEIIVDGEKRKIRIKRIHLEEDAGKNIHDPSGYSFVDFNRTGVPLMEIVSEPDIRSPKEAALYMKKLRAILRYLGVCDGNLEQGSLRCDANVSVRPSGSSEFGVKTEIKNINSFKFVEKALEYEIKRQIKLLSMGEKIIQETRLWDAQTGTTQSMRSKEEAHDYRYFPEPDLVPLIVSEEWIEAIKKQMPELPDQKFERFVKEYGLPQYDAEILTEEKALAEWFEEAVNSGGNPKEVANWIMVELLRLLNEDGKDITECSLTPSKLVELLALIEKGIINRNTAKDVFEEIYKTGKSAETIVKEKGLTQISDSSVIIETIREVMAKNPKEVERFRAGEEKLIGFFVGQVMKLTKGKANPKLVNELILKILKEE, from the coding sequence ATGCAATACGAAGCAGTAATAGGGTTAGAAGTTCATGCTCAGCTTTTAACTGAAAGTAAAATATTCTGTGGTTGCTCCACTAAGTTTGGAGCAGAACCTAATACACAAGTCTGTCCTGTTTGTCTTGGAATGCCTGGTGTGCTTCCTGTACTTAATAAGAAAGCTGTTGAATATACAATTAAAACAGGGCTTGCCATGAACTGCAGGATTGCTTCATACAGTAGATTTGCAAGAAAAAATTACTTCTATCCAGACCTTCCAAAGGGATATCAAATAAGTCAATATGAGCTTCCTTTATGTGAAGATGGATATCTTGAGATAATAGTTGATGGTGAAAAAAGAAAAATCCGAATAAAAAGAATTCATCTTGAAGAAGATGCAGGTAAAAACATCCATGACCCTTCAGGATACAGCTTTGTTGACTTTAATAGAACTGGAGTTCCTCTTATGGAGATTGTTTCAGAACCTGACATAAGATCACCAAAAGAGGCTGCTTTGTATATGAAAAAATTAAGAGCAATTCTAAGATATCTTGGTGTCTGCGATGGCAACCTTGAACAGGGCTCACTTCGCTGTGATGCCAATGTTTCTGTAAGACCCTCAGGCTCTTCTGAATTTGGAGTGAAGACAGAGATAAAAAATATAAATTCATTTAAATTTGTTGAAAAAGCTCTTGAGTATGAAATAAAAAGACAGATAAAACTGCTGTCAATGGGTGAAAAAATTATTCAAGAGACAAGACTCTGGGATGCACAAACCGGGACAACCCAGTCAATGCGTTCAAAAGAAGAAGCCCATGACTACAGATATTTTCCTGAGCCAGACCTTGTTCCTTTAATTGTTTCAGAAGAATGGATTGAAGCTATTAAAAAACAGATGCCTGAACTACCAGATCAAAAATTTGAAAGATTTGTAAAAGAATATGGTTTACCTCAGTATGATGCAGAAATCTTAACAGAAGAGAAAGCTCTGGCAGAATGGTTTGAAGAAGCTGTAAACTCAGGAGGAAACCCAAAGGAAGTAGCAAACTGGATTATGGTAGAACTTTTAAGATTGTTAAATGAAGACGGGAAAGATATTACAGAATGCAGTTTAACTCCTTCTAAACTGGTAGAACTTCTCGCATTAATTGAAAAAGGAATAATAAACAGAAACACAGCCAAAGATGTATTTGAAGAAATTTATAAAACTGGAAAATCAGCAGAAACAATAGTTAAGGAAAAGGGACTTACACAGATTTCTGACAGTTCTGTTATAATTGAAACAATTCGTGAAGTTATGGCAAAAAATCCAAAAGAAGTGGAAAGATTTCGTGCTGGAGAAGAAAAACTTATTGGATTCTTCGTGGGTCAGGTAATGAAGCTTACCAAAGGTAAAGCTAATCCAAAGTTAGTAAATGAACTTATTTTAAAAATCTTGAAAGAAGAATAA
- a CDS encoding branched-chain amino acid transaminase — translation MVPKTEKIWMDGKFVDWDDAKVHVLTHSLHYGLAVFEGIRCYNTEKGSAVFRLKDHVERLFKSAHIFTLRIPFTEEQIFEAIKETIRVNKISSCYIRPIVFVGYGNMGVYPKNNPIQVAIAVWSWGAYLGEEGLHKGIRVKTSSFIRNHVNSNMSRGKVAGYYVNSQLAKIEAISCGYDEAVLLDTEGYVSEGSGENIFIVRKGVLKTTPLTSILEGITRDTVITIAKDLGIEVKEERFTRDELYISDEAFFTGTAAEITPIREVDGRTIGTGSRGPVTEKIQELFFDIVNGRVPKYQHWLDFV, via the coding sequence ATGGTTCCTAAGACAGAAAAGATATGGATGGATGGTAAATTTGTAGATTGGGATGATGCGAAGGTTCATGTTCTCACTCATTCCCTTCATTATGGCTTAGCAGTATTTGAAGGAATAAGGTGTTACAATACTGAGAAAGGATCGGCAGTATTTAGATTAAAAGATCATGTGGAAAGACTTTTTAAGTCTGCTCATATATTTACTTTAAGAATTCCCTTTACAGAAGAACAAATTTTTGAAGCAATAAAAGAAACTATAAGAGTTAATAAAATTAGTTCTTGCTACATAAGACCAATAGTTTTTGTAGGTTATGGCAATATGGGTGTTTATCCTAAAAACAATCCAATTCAGGTTGCAATTGCAGTTTGGAGTTGGGGTGCCTATCTTGGAGAAGAAGGACTTCATAAAGGGATAAGAGTTAAAACATCATCTTTTATTAGAAATCATGTTAATTCCAATATGTCAAGAGGAAAAGTTGCCGGATACTATGTTAACAGTCAACTGGCAAAAATTGAAGCAATTTCCTGCGGATATGATGAAGCTGTTTTGCTTGATACAGAAGGATATGTTTCTGAAGGAAGCGGAGAAAATATTTTTATAGTCCGCAAAGGAGTTCTTAAAACAACACCTTTGACTTCAATTCTTGAAGGAATAACAAGAGATACTGTTATCACCATTGCAAAGGATCTGGGGATTGAGGTAAAAGAAGAGAGATTTACCCGTGATGAGCTTTATATTTCTGATGAGGCTTTCTTTACAGGCACAGCAGCTGAGATAACTCCCATAAGAGAAGTTGATGGCAGAACAATTGGCACAGGTAGTCGTGGTCCGGTTACTGAGAAGATACAGGAACTGTTTTTTGATATAGTTAATGGAAGAGTTCCAAAATATCAACACTGGCTTGACTTTGTTTGA
- the mfd gene encoding transcription-repair coupling factor translates to MNHTESIHKALTKEIEQISSIIQKNNEIYNLSITSFALFLCFYENYIVFEENEEQAYKLYSTIKTFSEFFNNHNEVVFLPSQGSERLVAIFKILYEKNKKIITTVESGKIPSQIETIHLKKGISIEREVLRQNLIASGYTQAELVTQEREFSQHGWVFDIWGIGEEYPVRVEFFGDEIEEIKIFNPDTQLTFKDKNEIWIIPATENNVTTELLDLFEFDKIFTVFNKVEDLNIEAEDRIIKISHLPFKFSSQSIDGEDKTFYGLGILPNDRKSLFDFPKNLKQLGIPIIFSLSSRGKAETVKEILFNHGIIAPLINKAEIGNYSGKFAITISDLQEGFYRENLMIITDFELFREKAIKKKKLSLQKIPVDGEEINEGDYVVHKDHGIGIFRGIKRQKYEGTEEDVLVIEYKDGDILYVPTWNIGKIYRYSAREGFIPPLDKLGSNRWQKAKEIERKKIQEIADKLLKLYAQRKTPRGFIYSEDTEIHKNFDEFFPYEETEDQQAAIDAILRKMRETLPMEVLLCGDAGYGKTEVAMRAAFRAVYDGKQVAVLVPTTLLCEQHYRTFRKRFEAFPVTIEYLSRFRSAKEIKEVIENVKSGKVDILIGTHMLILKEVEFFDLGLLIIDEEQKFGVIHKEKIKEKYPKVDLLTITATPIPRTLQIGLSGLWDIFIIQTPPKERLAVKTFIIHENDSIIKEAIEKEIQRGGQIYFLHNRIHDIELVKSKLQTLVPFAKIAVAHGRMKEKMFDKVMIDFLDGKIDILLCTSIIASGLDIPNVNTIIIDQAHTFGLSDLYQIRGRVGRASMQASAYLIVPSDGLSENAKKRIKAIQEMSYLGAGFHVALKDLEIRGAGELLGVEQSGINRLGFDLYIEMLNDAVKELKGEVLPSLKLPEIKLSLPAFIPEEYIKETSMRIRIYRKLSQILEEDEIQKLKNELYDRFGKLPQEVENLFKTAQIRIIASKIKISQMKQNKDKFRFTMEENLETDFVTKLIDVLTGFKNKGIVKHLKFFPDGFEAQMKGLDELIFFLKRLIGKLVVKK, encoded by the coding sequence ATGAACCATACTGAATCCATTCACAAAGCTTTAACAAAAGAGATAGAACAAATATCTTCGATAATTCAAAAAAACAATGAAATTTACAATCTTTCAATAACCTCTTTTGCACTTTTTCTTTGTTTTTATGAAAACTACATAGTTTTTGAAGAAAATGAAGAGCAGGCTTATAAACTTTATTCAACTATAAAAACTTTCTCTGAATTTTTTAATAATCATAATGAAGTTGTTTTCTTGCCATCTCAGGGCAGTGAAAGATTGGTAGCAATATTTAAAATTCTCTACGAAAAAAATAAAAAAATAATCACAACAGTTGAATCTGGAAAAATTCCATCTCAGATTGAAACTATTCACCTGAAAAAAGGAATCAGTATTGAAAGAGAAGTGTTAAGACAAAATCTTATTGCATCAGGATATACTCAAGCTGAATTAGTGACGCAAGAGAGAGAATTCTCACAACATGGATGGGTTTTTGATATATGGGGAATTGGAGAAGAATATCCAGTTAGAGTTGAATTTTTTGGTGATGAAATAGAGGAAATAAAAATTTTTAATCCTGATACACAACTCACATTTAAAGATAAAAACGAAATATGGATAATACCAGCAACAGAGAATAATGTTACAACGGAATTACTTGATTTATTTGAATTTGATAAGATTTTTACAGTTTTTAACAAAGTTGAAGATTTAAACATTGAGGCTGAGGATAGAATAATTAAAATCTCCCATTTACCTTTTAAATTTTCTTCTCAGTCAATTGATGGAGAAGACAAAACATTTTATGGACTTGGTATTTTACCAAATGATAGAAAATCTCTTTTTGATTTTCCGAAAAATCTAAAGCAACTTGGAATTCCTATAATTTTTTCTTTAAGCTCTCGCGGAAAAGCTGAAACAGTAAAAGAAATTCTCTTTAATCATGGTATTATTGCACCATTGATTAACAAAGCTGAGATTGGGAATTATTCTGGTAAATTTGCCATTACCATCTCTGATCTTCAGGAAGGATTTTATAGAGAAAACTTGATGATTATTACAGATTTTGAACTGTTTAGAGAAAAAGCAATCAAAAAGAAAAAGCTGAGTTTACAGAAAATTCCTGTTGATGGAGAGGAAATAAATGAAGGTGACTATGTAGTTCATAAAGATCATGGAATTGGAATATTTCGTGGTATAAAAAGGCAAAAATATGAAGGTACTGAAGAAGATGTGCTTGTAATTGAATACAAAGACGGAGACATTCTTTATGTGCCCACATGGAACATAGGAAAAATTTATAGATATTCTGCTCGAGAGGGCTTTATTCCACCTCTTGATAAACTTGGAAGTAATCGCTGGCAGAAAGCAAAAGAAATAGAGAGAAAAAAAATACAGGAGATTGCCGATAAACTTTTAAAACTTTATGCTCAAAGAAAAACTCCGCGAGGCTTTATTTACTCTGAGGATACAGAAATTCATAAAAATTTTGATGAATTTTTTCCTTATGAAGAAACCGAAGACCAGCAAGCAGCCATAGATGCTATTTTAAGAAAAATGAGAGAAACTCTGCCAATGGAAGTCCTTCTATGTGGAGATGCAGGATATGGAAAAACAGAAGTAGCAATGAGAGCAGCTTTCAGGGCAGTTTATGATGGTAAACAGGTTGCAGTTCTTGTTCCAACAACTCTTCTTTGTGAACAACATTATAGAACTTTCAGAAAAAGATTTGAAGCCTTTCCTGTAACCATTGAATATCTAAGTAGATTTCGTTCAGCAAAAGAAATTAAAGAAGTTATTGAAAATGTAAAATCCGGAAAGGTTGATATTTTAATCGGAACTCATATGCTTATTTTGAAAGAAGTAGAATTTTTTGATCTCGGTCTTTTGATCATTGACGAAGAGCAAAAATTTGGTGTAATTCATAAAGAGAAAATAAAGGAAAAATATCCAAAAGTTGACCTTCTCACTATAACAGCTACTCCCATACCCCGAACTTTACAGATAGGACTGAGCGGATTGTGGGATATATTTATAATACAAACTCCTCCAAAGGAAAGACTTGCAGTTAAAACATTTATTATCCATGAAAATGATTCAATAATTAAAGAAGCAATTGAAAAAGAAATTCAGAGAGGGGGACAAATTTATTTTCTTCATAATAGAATTCATGATATTGAACTGGTTAAATCAAAGCTTCAAACACTTGTTCCTTTTGCAAAAATAGCAGTTGCTCATGGAAGAATGAAAGAAAAAATGTTTGATAAAGTCATGATTGATTTTCTTGATGGAAAAATAGATATTTTACTCTGTACTTCCATTATAGCCTCAGGACTTGATATCCCAAATGTAAACACAATAATAATTGACCAGGCTCACACCTTTGGATTAAGTGATCTTTATCAAATAAGGGGAAGAGTTGGTAGAGCATCCATGCAAGCCAGTGCTTATTTAATAGTTCCTTCAGACGGTCTCAGTGAAAATGCTAAAAAAAGAATAAAGGCTATTCAGGAAATGAGTTATCTTGGAGCAGGCTTTCACGTTGCCCTGAAAGATCTTGAAATAAGAGGTGCTGGAGAGCTTCTTGGAGTTGAGCAATCAGGTATAAATAGATTGGGATTTGATTTATATATAGAAATGCTTAATGATGCAGTGAAAGAATTAAAAGGTGAAGTTTTACCAAGTTTAAAGTTACCTGAAATTAAATTGTCTTTACCTGCCTTTATCCCGGAGGAATACATAAAAGAAACTTCTATGAGAATAAGAATTTATAGAAAACTGAGCCAAATTCTGGAAGAAGATGAAATACAGAAACTCAAAAATGAACTTTACGACAGATTTGGAAAACTGCCTCAAGAGGTAGAAAATCTTTTTAAAACAGCACAAATAAGAATTATTGCATCAAAAATTAAAATTTCTCAGATGAAACAAAATAAAGATAAATTTAGATTTACAATGGAAGAAAATCTTGAAACAGATTTTGTAACGAAACTTATAGATGTATTAACAGGATTTAAAAATAAGGGCATAGTAAAACATTTAAAATTTTTTCCGGATGGTTTTGAAGCACAAATGAAAGGACTGGATGAGCTGATTTTCTTTCTTAAACGATTAATTGGAAAGCTTGTTGTGAAAAAATGA
- a CDS encoding tetratricopeptide repeat protein, with protein MRIILSLLIFLLIIACASEERIRQTNESYFYTAMGYVYYIEKNYQLAFVEFHKALQIDPNNENALHGLALVHMEFQEYETAKDLFLKILSMAPDYADAWFNFGICYQRLNMHKQAIEAFQKALDNPLFITQDKAFFGQGLSYYRTGQYKEARDAFDKAIKRNFLLIPAHFYMALTYQKLNQYSEAVKTLKNAIRLDSSFKGDVDKFAKTLEEELKTGHSNMSKEDILDLLEILKY; from the coding sequence ATGAGGATAATTTTAAGCTTATTGATTTTTCTTCTTATTATTGCTTGCGCATCAGAAGAAAGAATAAGGCAAACAAATGAGTCATATTTTTATACTGCAATGGGATATGTCTATTATATTGAAAAAAATTATCAACTTGCCTTTGTGGAATTTCATAAGGCTCTGCAAATTGACCCTAATAATGAAAACGCACTTCATGGATTAGCCCTTGTTCATATGGAATTTCAGGAATATGAAACAGCAAAGGACTTATTTCTAAAAATTCTCTCAATGGCTCCTGATTATGCCGATGCTTGGTTTAATTTTGGAATTTGTTATCAAAGATTAAACATGCATAAGCAGGCAATAGAAGCTTTCCAGAAAGCCTTAGATAATCCTTTATTTATAACTCAGGATAAAGCCTTTTTTGGACAGGGACTATCCTATTATAGAACTGGACAGTATAAAGAAGCCAGGGATGCTTTCGATAAAGCAATAAAAAGAAATTTTCTTCTTATTCCAGCACATTTTTACATGGCGCTTACCTATCAAAAACTTAATCAGTACTCAGAAGCAGTTAAAACTTTAAAAAATGCTATAAGATTAGATTCGTCTTTTAAGGGTGATGTAGATAAGTTTGCCAAAACTCTTGAAGAGGAATTAAAAACAGGCCATTCAAATATGTCAAAAGAAGACATCCTTGATCTTCTTGAAATATTAAAATACTAA